The following coding sequences lie in one Musa acuminata AAA Group cultivar baxijiao chromosome BXJ1-8, Cavendish_Baxijiao_AAA, whole genome shotgun sequence genomic window:
- the LOC135589231 gene encoding protein IQ-DOMAIN 14-like produces MGKKSSWFSVIKRAFTSSSRDKFVDARVQIQGSDKKLTREKKRWPFGKSKHGETNSFIPLQREPSSIEKILEDAESEQQQQDGVHSRPSKKVQQSIPAARKQTMIPNYAHISAIKIQAAYRGHQARRSYHTLKGLMRLQRAMRGQNVKRQTMNTMRCMQMLVRIQLQIRANRLQMMESRSLQLHKTSPKCEKDTESNFGKWSAAHQTEEEAREEWDHSVLTREALEARMRNKVEAVIKRERALAYAYTHQLLKVTPRSAEAMLTGLRSGSAPWWWTWLESQHPSSDNPEPAPPVRAPRPQTPRSPAAIRPRATPGPRRPHRGHYTRLRPADADDASLTSCPTFAVPNYMAPTASAKAKVRNDRAFVSVQEPKKKRFSFGLGQSIGSLFAGKETISGGGCCGSKSTGRQGRHRSTQSVGGMSVDSIVSLPVGAVAGRRSSFI; encoded by the exons ATGGGCAAGAAATCAAGTTGGTTTTCTGTTATAAAAAGAGCATTCACTTCAAGCTCCAGGGATAAATTTGTTGATGCAAGAGTTCAGATCCAA GGTTCAGATAAGAAACTCACAAGGGAGAAGAAAAGGTGGCCTTTTGGAAAATCCAAGCATGGTGAAACCAATTCCTTCATTCCCCTGCAGAGAGAACCAAGCAGCATCGAGAAGATCTTGGAAGATGCTGAGagtgagcagcagcagcaggacggAGTGCACTCAAGGCCCTCCAAGAAGGTTCAACAATCTATACCAGCTGCAAGAAAACAAACAATGATCCCAAACTACGCTCATATTTCAGCAATCAAGATTCAAGCAGCCTATAGAGGTCATCAG GCTCGGCGGAGCTACCACACACTGAAGGGGCTAATGAGACTTCAAAGAGCCATGAGAGGGCAGAATGTGAAGCGCCAGACGATGAACACAATGAGATGCATGCAGATGCTTGTTCGAATACAGCTGCAGATACGAGCTAATAGGCTGCAGATGATGGAGAGCAGAAGTCTTCAACTCCACAAGACTTCACCAAAGTGTGAGAAGGACACGGAGAGCAACTTCGGCAAGTGGAGTGCTGCTCACCAA ACTGAAGAAGAAGCCCGTGAAGAATGGGATCATAGCGTTCTCACAAGAGAGGCTCTGGAAGCAAGGATGCGGAACAAGGTGGAGGCAGTCATCAAGAGGGAGAGGGCATTGGCCTATGCTTACACCCACCAG CTACTGAAGGTGACGCCCAGGTCGGCCGAGGCCATGCTGACCGGCCTCCGCTCCGGCAGCGCACCCTGGTGGTGGACATGGCTCGAGAGCCAACACCCCTCCTCCGACAACCCCGAACCGGCGCCGCCTGTCCGAGCGCCGCGTCCTCAAACGCCGCGCTCGCCGGCCGCCATACGTCCCAGAGCCACACCCGGCCCCCGCCGGCCGCACCGCGGCCACTACACGCGCCTGAGGCCCGCGGACGCCGACGACGCCAGCCTCACGAGCTGCCCGACCTTCGCCGTGCCCAACTACATGGCGCCCACCGCCTCGGCCAAGGCCAAGGTGAGGAACGACCGCGCGTTCGTGTCTGTGCAGGAGCCGAAGAAGAAGCGGTTCTCGTTCGGGTTGGGTCAGAGCATAGGCTCCCTGTTTGCCGGCAAGGAAACCATTAGCGGTGGCGGGTGTTGTGGATCAAAGAGCACGGGAAGACAAGGGAGGCACAGGTCCACGCAGTCTGTGGGCGGCATGAGCGTGGACTCCATTGTGTCGCTGCCTGTGGGAGCTGTTGCCGGCAGGAGGAGCAGCTTCATATAG